One stretch of Gopherus flavomarginatus isolate rGopFla2 chromosome 2, rGopFla2.mat.asm, whole genome shotgun sequence DNA includes these proteins:
- the LOC127044466 gene encoding sphingomyelin phosphodiesterase 5-like yields MVLRESPFPNRLLSGLYSLGQYLLFPSYWAADCLLNLRETTVERQQRRCCRCCPLRALVTGPLLLLLLILSMPGALLGLLLWLPMQAARRPFAYKHNVLSRHPEVWELPGTGKVFSFVSANVCLLPNGLAKFSNLGQMKQRVARIGQRLTQGKASASFASPRSSQFLLPTKYGATMASPPRPESRTHCPGASVVIEVPDREGEAGPGEISVPFPPDVDFVCLQEVFDQRAGAHLCQLLSPFYEHIVYDVGAYGLQGCCTIKVLNSGLFLASRYPVLAAQYRCYPKCSGEDALSAKGLLSVQVQLGAAHGQRIVGYLNCTHLHAPAADAQIRCDQLTQGLFWAQLFQDTHTQRGDVVAFDVFCGDFNFDNCSSGDELEQTHEIFRQYQDPCRVGPRQDRPWAIGTLLNYLRIHEEAVSTPEKLKRTLEQEEGRRTYLAGPILQDGRPDSSAAGSPWEGRRIDYILYREHPTTISLTTEVEKFSFITQLAGCSDHVAVGLRLLLNPAPQWQQQV; encoded by the exons ATGGTCCTGCGGGAGTCTCCGTTCCCGAACCGGCTCCTGAGCGGCCTGTACAGCCTGGGCCAGTACCTGCTGTTCCCCAGCTACTGGGCCGCTGACTGCCTCCTCAACCTCAGGGAGACCACGGTGGAGCGGCAGCAGCGTCGATGCTGCCGCTGCTGCCCGCTGCGGGCACTGGTCACCggccccttgctgctgctgctcctcatcCTCTCCATGCCCGGCGCCCTCCTGGGCCTGCTGCTGTGGCTCCCCATGCAGGCTGCCCGCAGGCCCTTCGCCTACAAACACAACGTGCTCTCGCGCCACCCAGAGGTGTGGGAGCTGCCGGGCACAGGCAAGGTCTTCAGCTTCGTCAGCGCCAACGTGTGCCTCCTGCCCAACGGCCTGGCCAAGTTCAGCAACCTGGGACAGATGAAGCAGCGGGTGGCCCGCATCGGCCAGCGCCTCACGCAGGGGAAGGCCAGTGCCAGCTTCGCCAGCCCCAGGAGCAGCCAGTTTCTGCTGCCCACCAAGTACGGGGCCACCATGGCCAGCCCACCGAGGCCGGAGAGCCGTACCCACTGCCCTGGCGCCAGCGTGGTGATTGAGGTCCCTGACAGGGAGGGAGAGGCTGGGCCCGGGGAGATCTCGGTGCCCTTCCCGCCGGACGTGGACTTCGTGTGCCTGCAGGAGGTGTTTGACCAGCGGGCGGGCGCCCAcctgtgccagctgctgagcCCCTTCTACGAGCACATCGTGTACGATGTAGGCGCCtacgggctgcagggctgttgtaCTATCAAGGTGCTCAACAGCGGGCTCTTCCTGGCCAGCCGCTACCCCGTGCTGGCCGCCCAATACCGCTGCTACCCCAAGTGCTCCGGCGAGGACGCGCTGTCTGCCAAGGGGCTGCTGTCCGTGCAG GTGCAGCTGGGGGCAGCACACGGGCAGCGGATTGTGGGCTACCTGAACTGCACACACCTGCACGCTCCAGCCG CCGATGCACAGATCCGCTGTGACCAGCTCACCCAGGGGCTCTTCTGGGCGCAGCTGTTCCAGGACACCCACACGCAGCGTGGGGACGTCGTCGCCTTCGACGTGTTCTGCGGGGACTTCAACTTCGACAACTGCTCctcag GGGATGAATTGGAGCAGACTCATGAGATCTTCCGCCAGTACCAAGACCCATGCCGAGTGGGGCCCAGGCAGGACCGGCCCTGGGCCATAG GCACCCTGCTGAACTACCTGCGTATTCACGAGGAGGCCGTGTCGACCCCAGAGAAGCTGAAAAG GACCCTGGAGCAAGAGGAGGGCAGACGGACGTACCTGGCAGGTCCCATCCTGCAGGACGGCCGCCCCGACTCCTCGGCAGCAGGAAGCCCCTGGGAAGGGCGCCGCATCGACTACATCCTGTACCGCGAGCACCCCA